A stretch of Myxococcus virescens DNA encodes these proteins:
- a CDS encoding regulatory protein RecX, whose protein sequence is MHPEDEGPDAVRRATDACLKLLSMRGRSRRELEQALARKGFTEAVCEAALARVKAWGYLDDERFARERATLLLGRGRLGPEAVAHRLRAHGLEEGTARQAISEARDAVSFDALATARAVLEKRGLLGRPLGARERARAGRLLDSRGFSEDVIYRLLGEASLDPSGPEE, encoded by the coding sequence ATGCATCCGGAGGACGAAGGGCCCGACGCTGTTCGCCGTGCCACGGACGCGTGCCTGAAGCTCCTGTCCATGCGCGGGCGCAGCCGCCGCGAACTGGAGCAGGCCCTGGCCCGGAAGGGCTTCACCGAAGCGGTGTGCGAGGCCGCGCTCGCCCGCGTGAAGGCCTGGGGCTACCTGGACGACGAACGCTTCGCGCGTGAGCGGGCCACCCTGCTCCTGGGCCGAGGCCGGCTGGGGCCGGAGGCGGTGGCCCACCGGCTGCGGGCGCACGGGCTGGAGGAGGGGACGGCCCGGCAGGCCATCTCCGAGGCCCGCGACGCGGTGTCCTTCGACGCGCTGGCCACGGCGCGGGCAGTGCTGGAGAAGCGGGGGCTGCTCGGCCGCCCGCTGGGGGCCAGGGAGCGGGCCCGCGCAGGCCGGCTCCTGGACAGCCGGGGCTTCTCGGAGGACGTCATCTACCGGCTGCTCGGAGAAGCTTCACTGGACCCCTCGGGGCCGGAGGAATAG
- a CDS encoding outer membrane protein assembly factor BamD — protein MRSAVAFLSAFLLFGTGCASLTQGQAGEPDYAAVADENLRLGSEALENKDFFRAQKYFEYVRTKFPYQEAAREAELKLADVDFEREAFPEAKEQYQAFIKLYPTHAKVDYAAFRSAMTHVRAYPSEFFALPPSREKDQGEIRSALVAMEEFLRQYPQSQYVAEAKTQREDARRRLASHELYAAQFYQKRERWKAVAQRLEGLLRRYPGTEYEEEALFDLHEAYVKLNDTQKAQDTLRQVLRRLPGTPAAERAQRMLGS, from the coding sequence ATGCGTTCCGCCGTCGCCTTTCTGTCCGCCTTCCTGCTGTTCGGTACCGGGTGTGCGTCCCTCACGCAGGGCCAGGCCGGTGAGCCTGACTATGCCGCCGTCGCCGATGAAAACCTGCGGCTCGGCTCCGAGGCCCTGGAGAACAAGGACTTCTTCCGCGCCCAGAAGTACTTCGAGTACGTCCGGACGAAGTTCCCGTACCAGGAGGCCGCCCGCGAGGCCGAGCTGAAGCTGGCCGACGTGGACTTCGAGCGCGAAGCCTTCCCCGAGGCCAAGGAGCAGTACCAGGCCTTCATCAAGCTCTACCCCACGCACGCCAAGGTGGACTACGCCGCCTTCCGCTCCGCGATGACCCACGTGCGGGCCTACCCCTCCGAGTTCTTCGCCCTGCCGCCGTCCCGCGAGAAGGACCAGGGCGAAATCCGCTCCGCGCTGGTGGCCATGGAGGAGTTCCTGCGCCAGTACCCCCAGTCTCAGTACGTGGCGGAGGCGAAGACGCAGCGGGAGGACGCTCGGCGCCGGCTCGCCTCGCACGAACTGTACGCGGCCCAGTTCTATCAGAAGCGTGAGCGCTGGAAGGCCGTGGCCCAGCGCCTGGAAGGGCTGCTGCGCCGCTACCCGGGCACGGAGTACGAGGAGGAGGCCCTCTTCGACCTGCACGAGGCGTACGTGAAGCTGAATGACACGCAGAAGGCGCAGGACACGCTGCGCCAGGTGCTGCGTCGGCTGCCGGGCACGCCCGCCGCGGAGCGCGCCCAGCGTATGCTGGGCTCGTGA
- a CDS encoding tetratricopeptide repeat protein, producing the protein MDEPLKQLLTLGRGYFEKKQYAQAEQYLAKIVEQNPTFADVFNMLGIIYHDQGQFARAQRAFESALKLNPAYTEAALNLAVIYNDMGKYAEAKEVYQAALSQQKSGPDELDPYVEKKIANMYGEIGDVFASSGVWAKAIEEYRRALALCPQFVDIRLKLGNALRDAGDNAAALIEYEQVIAQNPAFIPGHIQYGVALYSAGRRAEAVRVWEDVLVRSPGNKSAQMYLNLVKDPGKAEQAG; encoded by the coding sequence ATGGACGAGCCCCTCAAGCAGCTACTGACCCTCGGGCGCGGCTACTTCGAGAAGAAGCAGTACGCGCAGGCCGAGCAATACCTCGCGAAGATCGTCGAGCAGAATCCGACGTTCGCGGACGTATTCAACATGCTCGGCATCATCTACCACGACCAGGGGCAGTTCGCCCGGGCGCAGCGCGCGTTCGAATCCGCGCTGAAGCTCAACCCCGCCTATACCGAGGCGGCGCTCAACCTGGCCGTCATCTACAACGACATGGGGAAGTACGCCGAGGCGAAGGAGGTCTACCAGGCCGCCCTCTCCCAGCAGAAATCCGGCCCGGACGAGCTGGACCCCTACGTGGAGAAGAAGATCGCCAACATGTACGGCGAGATTGGCGACGTCTTCGCCTCCAGCGGCGTGTGGGCCAAGGCCATCGAGGAGTACCGGCGCGCGCTCGCGCTGTGTCCTCAGTTCGTGGACATCCGCCTCAAGCTGGGCAATGCCCTGCGCGACGCGGGGGACAACGCGGCGGCCCTCATCGAATACGAGCAGGTCATCGCCCAGAACCCGGCGTTCATCCCGGGACACATCCAGTATGGAGTCGCGCTGTACTCGGCCGGGCGGCGGGCGGAGGCGGTGCGGGTCTGGGAGGACGTGCTGGTGCGCAGCCCCGGTAACAAGAGCGCGCAGATGTA